A genomic stretch from Vicinamibacterales bacterium includes:
- a CDS encoding tyrosine-type recombinase/integrase — translation MFSSVGSKRREVASFCCQCAAKRSREMSQADHVESVAERRRKRRLNFTDRSILALKPTAKLTDYWDSSLPGFGIRVAPTGFKTWIVMYRRPSGNASRMKLGTYPAVKLAEARLAAQRTIGGIQIDHRDPVAEREIERQAETFAQLADEYMRRWAKQVGADGRPRKRSWREDERQINLYLLPALRNRKVKDITRRDIRDLVEGIAERRLRKGTTEDGQEKLGAPIMANRVLALVKKMFNFALDREWIDANPAARLKPVSPETRRDRVLSPEEIRTLWRELDSEHHRIATLFRTQLLTAQRPGEVSKMRWAQLDPALFERTTDGVVLPSKLEPVVWTIPAKEAKNGLAHEVPLSGAVIELLRDLAKRDEEERAKINTLYRAKKHQPAREPSEYVFPSRTRKGPIKEVQKAVQRLRKRCGFKFIAHDLRRTAATLMADAGVPENFIPKVLNHVEAGVTRRHYNLHAYRGEKRAALETWARYLEAILANKQPATATVVPFRR, via the coding sequence GTGTTTTCATCGGTTGGCAGCAAACGGCGCGAAGTGGCGTCGTTCTGCTGCCAATGTGCTGCCAAACGGAGCCGCGAGATGAGTCAAGCCGATCACGTCGAGAGCGTCGCGGAACGTCGCCGGAAGCGCCGCCTGAACTTCACCGACCGATCGATTCTCGCGCTCAAGCCGACCGCGAAACTCACCGACTATTGGGATTCCTCCCTGCCAGGTTTCGGCATCCGCGTCGCGCCAACTGGCTTCAAGACGTGGATCGTGATGTATCGCCGCCCGAGCGGCAACGCCAGTCGCATGAAGCTCGGTACGTATCCTGCCGTCAAGCTGGCGGAAGCTCGCCTGGCTGCCCAGCGCACGATCGGCGGCATCCAAATCGACCATCGAGATCCTGTCGCTGAGCGTGAAATCGAGCGTCAAGCTGAAACGTTCGCGCAGCTCGCCGACGAGTACATGCGCCGATGGGCCAAGCAGGTAGGCGCGGATGGGCGCCCGCGAAAGCGCTCGTGGCGAGAAGACGAACGTCAGATCAATCTATACCTGCTGCCCGCGTTGCGAAACCGCAAGGTGAAGGACATCACGCGACGAGATATTCGTGACCTCGTCGAGGGAATCGCAGAACGCAGGCTCCGCAAGGGCACCACTGAGGACGGCCAGGAGAAGCTCGGCGCGCCCATCATGGCGAATCGCGTGCTGGCCCTGGTCAAGAAGATGTTCAACTTCGCGCTCGATCGAGAGTGGATCGACGCCAATCCCGCAGCCAGGCTCAAGCCGGTGTCGCCGGAAACCCGCCGCGATCGCGTGCTGTCGCCGGAGGAGATTCGAACGCTCTGGCGGGAGCTCGACTCAGAGCATCATCGGATCGCCACGCTGTTTCGTACGCAGCTGCTGACCGCACAACGTCCCGGTGAGGTTTCGAAAATGCGATGGGCACAGCTCGATCCGGCGCTCTTCGAGCGCACGACGGACGGCGTCGTGCTCCCGTCGAAACTCGAGCCGGTCGTCTGGACAATTCCCGCGAAGGAAGCCAAGAACGGACTGGCCCACGAGGTCCCGCTGAGCGGCGCCGTGATCGAGCTCCTGCGGGATCTGGCGAAGCGCGACGAAGAGGAGCGCGCCAAAATCAACACGCTGTATCGAGCCAAGAAGCACCAGCCGGCGAGAGAGCCGAGCGAGTACGTGTTCCCGTCCCGCACGCGGAAGGGCCCGATCAAAGAAGTCCAAAAGGCCGTTCAGCGGCTTCGCAAGCGCTGCGGCTTCAAGTTCATCGCCCACGATCTTCGCCGGACCGCGGCGACGCTGATGGCGGACGCAGGGGTGCCGGAGAACTTCATCCCCAAGGTGCTGAATCACGTGGAGGCCGGCGTCACGCGGCGGCACTACAACCTGCATGCCTATCGTGGTGAGAAGCGGGCGGCGCTCGAAACGTGGGCTCGATACCTCGAGGCGATTCTCGCAAACAAGCAGCCGGCGACAGCGACGGTCGTTCCGTTTAGGCGCTAG